CACTGCGGTAGATGATCCAGCCGGCGCTCCAGTCGTCGCTGCAGCGCAGGCCGTCGACACTGGCGCAGAGGCCGATCAGCTCGCGCCTGCGCAATGCTTCGCTGCGCGCGCCGGACAGGCTCGCGTGCAGGGTCAGCTGCAGTGCATCGGCGCGTTGCCGCAGCAGCAGGGGCTGCAGCGCCGGCCAGGACGCGGCCAGCAGCACCGCCAGCACGGCGATGACCACCAGCAGTTCAGTCAGGTGCACGCCCCGCGCTGAGCGGGGGCCGAGGGGGCAGGGGGCATGGGTCGAGTACATGTATCCAGCCTCCGCGCCGGGCTGTGCGGCCGCCATCGGGAATCCCCGTGGCGGACTGCCCGGCGAACCCTCAGCCAGCCGTCACCCCTCGCCCCGTATACTCATCATTCCCGGGAACTGGCAACACCATGAGCGACAGTTTTGAACTTGTCTCGCCGTATTCGCCGGCGGGCGACCAGCCCGATGCCATCGCGAAGCTGACCAGCAACTTCGAGGCCGGCATCGCCAAGCAGACCCTGCTGGGTGTGACCGGCTCGGGCAAGACCTACACCATCGCCAACGTCATCCAGAACGTGCAGAAGCCGACGCTGATCATGGCGCCGAACAAGACGTTGGCGGCGCAGCTGTATGGCGAGTTCAAGGCGTTCTTCCCGCACAACGCGGTGGAGTACTTCGTCAGCTATTACGACTACTACCAGCCCGAAGCCTACGTGCCGTCGTCGGATACCTTCATCGAGAAGGACAGTTCGATCAACGAGCACATCGAGCAGATGCGGCTGGCCGCGACCAAGACCCTGCTGTCGCGCCCGGATGCGATCGTGGTGGCG
The sequence above is a segment of the Stenotrophomonas maltophilia genome. Coding sequences within it:
- a CDS encoding GspH/FimT family pseudopilin, which codes for MYSTHAPCPLGPRSARGVHLTELLVVIAVLAVLLAASWPALQPLLLRQRADALQLTLHASLSGARSEALRRRELIGLCASVDGLRCSDDWSAGWIIYRSGDQRGEPASPEAILIHNTGRSDVSILALASSGRPQLFFQADGRSPGANLTLRICAGNRLHGALIVNNGGRTRSERVDRDAPC